A DNA window from Setaria viridis chromosome 2, Setaria_viridis_v4.0, whole genome shotgun sequence contains the following coding sequences:
- the LOC117842567 gene encoding uncharacterized protein — protein MKPRPPAGASASAYAAPARLRPHLARLASFLVVFAVGYSLGLLSSSTRPSPRPSQTTIVRPHAAHLTDASTTDPAPNATAAATESYPRSPPHDLFRFREECGEPVPSEAVVPTLLEKLFDGESPYAGFPAPHTAALLHPARARPRGWGSTGAVFAELIEAVRPEVIVELGAFLGASALHMAAVSRNLSLSPAILCVDDFRGWPAFRDRFRRDVPPPRHGDALLLPQFMANVAAAGADAAARVLPLPFSTASALAALCGWGVYADLIEVDAGHDFHSAWADINLAWAVLRPGGVMFGHDYFTSADDRGVRRAVTLFAKVKGLTIRPHGQHWVLSPKPRGHGSNAR, from the coding sequence ATGAAGCCACGCCCGCCGGCGGGTGCGTCGGCGTCCGCTTACGCCGCGCCGGCCAGGCTCCGCCCGCACCTCGCGCGGCTCGCCTCCTtcctcgtcgtcttcgccgTCGGCTACTCCCTCGGCCTCCTCTCCTCGTCCACCCGCCCGTCGCCGAGGCCATCCCAGACGACGATCGTGCGCCCGCACGCCGCGCACCTCACCGACGCCTCAACCACCGACCCGGCGCCGAACgccacggccgcggcgacggAGAGCTacccgcggtcgccgccgcacGACCTGTTCCGGTTCAGGGAGGAGTGCGGGGAGCCGGTGCCGAGCGAGGCCGTCGTGCCGACGCTGCTGGAGAAGCTGTTCGACGGCGAGAGCCCCTACGCGGGGTTCCCGGCGCCGCACACCGCGGCGCTGCTGCACCCGGCGAGGGCGCGCCCGCGCGGGTGGGGCTCGACGGGCGCCGTGTTCGCGGAGCTCATCGAGGCGGTGCGCCCCGAGGTGATCGTGGAGCTGGGCGCGTTCCTGGGCGCGTCGGCGCTGCACATGGCGGCCGTGTCGCGGAACCTCTCGCTGTCCCCGGCGATCCTCTGCGTCGACGACTTCCGCGGGTGGCCGGCGTTCCGCGACCGGTTCCGGCGCGAcgtcccgccgccgcggcacggggacgcgctgctgctgccgcagtTCATGGCCAAcgtggccgcggcgggcgccgacgccgcggcgcgggtGCTGCCGCTGCCCTTCTCCACGGCGTCCGCGCTGGCGGCGCTGTGCGGGTGGGGCGTGTACGCGGACCTCATCGAGGTGGACGCCGGCCACGACTTCCACTCGGCGTGGGCCGACATCAACCTGGCCTGGGCCGTGCTCCGTCCCGGCGGCGTCATGTTCGGCCACGACTACTTCACCTCCGCCGACGACCGCGGCGTGCGACGCGCCGTGACGCTCTTCGCCAAGGTCAAGGGGCTCACCATCCGGCCCCACGGCCAGCACTGGGTGCTCTCCCCGAAGCCGCGCGGGCACGGCAGCAACGCCCGGTGA